From Brassica oleracea var. oleracea cultivar TO1000 chromosome C3, BOL, whole genome shotgun sequence, a single genomic window includes:
- the LOC106329748 gene encoding cation/H(+) antiporter 24-like, translating to MVRYFPNNNDQILLPVHLGFWPENPNTGGEVSTRAFSARLPVVCRQIHSKQPFGMFRGENAMNYAFSTFLLEAVIIIFFIKITCFLLRPLRQPRIVCEIIGGMMIGPSMLGGSRNFNYYVFPPISNYICANLGLMGFFYFFFITGAKTDVTSVAKSPRKHKYIAAIGVLIPALCVWVTGMAMRHKMDKNMRKISSIGAIAFGLAFSSFPVIYTILRDMNLVNSEVGKFAMSVALLGDMAAILVLTFFEAMMHGDGGGAMAIVWYLVSVVIFSGFMLLVVRGALEWVVSHTPEGKLVDQNYIVMILMGVLVACFLTDMLGLSIGVGPIWLGLVVPHGPPLGSTLAIRSETFIHEFLMPFSFGLVGLNTNVYLLTNDVWDQELSPLVYMVIVGFITKFIAVVAAAVFFKVPTRDSLTLGLMMNLRGQIDMLLYLHWIDKRIVGLAGFTILVLQSLVITGISTPLISFLYDPNRPYRISKHRTIQHTPPSTEMGLVLAVSDYEALSGLITFLDLAYPTTSSPFSIYAIQLVELMGRASPVFIEEKDFEEGEEEEHHERIRSRRVDQVQSAFKLYQENRDECVTLHAYTAHAPKRLMYQDICELALAKKTAFILLPYQQERLDDAAPTELRNSGMLSVNADVLAHTPCSVCIYYDKRRLRNAVFRSLDDQQHSTSLSRVRQETYRFVVLFLGGADNREALHLADRMTVNPDITLTVIRFLAFNHEGEDEKEKKLDDGVVTWFWVKNEGKDRVSYKEVVVKNGAETLAAIQAMNVNDYDLWITGKREGINPKILEGLAEWSENHQLGVIGETVAGSIFASDGSVLVVQQQVRNRKGGDAFLNGKFDYKSLVSSWSCYR from the exons ATGGTTAGGTATTTCCCCAACAACAATGACCAGATTCTCTTGCCAGTCCATCTCGGGTTCTGGCCGGAGAATCCAAACACCGGGGGTGAGGTTAGTACTCGAGCCTTCTCGGCCAGACTTCCAGTGGTGTGCCGACAGATTCACAGTAAGCAACCTTTTGGAATGTTCAGAGGCGAAAATGCTATGAACTATGCATTTTCGACATTTTTGCTCGAAGCAGTTATTATAATCTTTTTCATCAAAATTACTTGCTTCCTCCTTCGACCTCTACGTCAACCACGTATCGTCTGCGAGATCATT GGTGGAATGATGATAGGACCGTCGATGCTTGGAGGAAGCAGAAACTTCAACTACTACGTGTTCCCACCTATCTCAAACTACATATGCGCAAACTTGGGACTAATGGGCTTCTTTTACTTCTTCTTCATCACTGGGGCCAAGACCGATGTTACATCCGTTGCAAAGTCCCCAAGAAAGCACAAATACATCGCTGCCATAGGTGTTCTCATCCCTGCCCTCTGCGTTTGGGTTACTGGGATGGCAATGCGACATAAAATGGATAAGAACATGAGGAAGATCTCGTCTATTGGAGCTATTGCGTTTGGTTTGGCTTTTAGTTCTTTCCCTGTCATCTACACTATTTTAAGAGACATGAACCTTGTCAACTCAGAGGTGGGCAAGTTCGCCATGTCGGTGGCTCTCCTTGGAGATATGGCAGCGATCTTGGTGCTTACTTTCTTCGAAGCCATGATGCATGGTGACGGTGGAGGAGCCATGGCTATAGTATGGTACCTTGTATCGGTAGTGATCTTCAGTGGTTTTATGCTTTTAGTTGTGAGGGGAGCTCTTGAGTGGGTGGTCTCCCACACCCCAGAGGGGAAACTTGTGGACCAAAACTATATAGTCATGATTCTCATGGGTGTTCTTGTCGCTTGTTTTCTTACAGACATGCTTGGTTTGTCTATAGGCGTGGGACCTATCTGGCTAGGGTTGGTTGTCCCTCATGGCCCACCTTTGGGTTCCACGTTGGCTATCCGTAGCGAGACTTTCATACATGAGTTCTTGATGCCTTTTTCCTTTGGTTTAGTGGGTTTGAACACCAATGTATACTTACTTACCAACGATGTTTGGGACCAAGAGCTATCTCCCCTCGTCTACATGGTCATCGTTGGATTCATCACTAAGTTCATCGCTGTCGTCGCCGCTGCTGTCTTCTTTAAAGTCCCTACTAGAGATAGTCTCACGCTTGGTCTCATGATGAACTTGAGAGGCCAGATTGATATGTTACTCTACTTGCATTGGATAGACAAACGTATTGTTGGTTTAGCCGGTTTTACTATTTTGGTTTTGCAATCGCTTGTGATTACCGGTATATCGACGCCTCTTATCAGCTTCCTTTACGATCCAAACCGTCCTTACAGGATCAGCAAGCACCGCACCATCCAACACACTCCTCCTTCAACCGAGATGGGTTTGGTTCTTGCCGTGTCTGACTACGAAGCCTTGTCTGGATTAATCACTTTCCTAGACCTAGCTTATCCCACTACAAGTAGCCCGTTCTCTATATACGCTATTCAGTTAGTGGAACTTATGGGACGAGCTTCACCGGTTTTTATTGAAGAGAAAGACTTTGAGGAGGGGGAAGAAGAAGAGCATCATGAACGTATCCGAAGCAGACGTGTTGACCAAGTACAAAGCGCATTTAAGTTGTACCAAGAGAATAGAGATGAATGTGTAACGTTGCATGCCTACACTGCTCATGCTCCGAAGCGTTTAATGTACCAAGACATTTGCGAGCTAGCATTAGCCAAGAAAACAGCTTTCATTCTCTTACCTTATCAACAAGAGCGTCTTGACGATGCTGCACCAACGGAGTTACGCAACTCCGGGATGTTATCCGTGAACGCGGATGTCTTGGCGCACACGCCATGCTCGGTTTGTATTTATTACGACAAGAGACGGCTTAGAAACGCCGTGTTTCGGTCCTTAGATGACCAGCAGCATTCAACTTCTTTGAGCCGTGTGAGACAAGAAACGTACCGTTTTGTGGTTTTGTTCCTTGGAGGAGCTGATAATAGAGAAGCTCTCCATCTGGCCGACAGGATGACGGTAAACCCGGACATAACCTTGACGGTGATCAGGTTCTTGGCGTTCAACCACGAAGGAGAGGACGAGAAGGAGAAGAAGCTTGACGATGGGGTGGTGACGTGGTTTTGGGTCAAGAATGAAGGTAAAGATAGGGTTAGTTACAAGGAGGTTGTGGTCAAGAACGGTGCGGAGACGTTGGCTGCGATTCAAGCGATGAACGTTAACGACTATGATCTGTGGATAACGGGTAAGAGAGAAGGAATTAATCCAAAGATTTTAGAAGGGCTTGCAGAGTGGAGCGAGAATCATCAGCTTGGAGTCATTGGAGAAACTGTGGCTGGGAGTATATTTGCGTCGGATGGTTCGGTGTTAGTGGTGCAGCAACAGGTGAGGAACAGGAAGGGTGGGGATGCTTTCTTGAATGGCAAGTTTGATTACAAGAGTTTAGTGTCTTCTTGGTCGTGTTATAGATGA